In a single window of the Antennarius striatus isolate MH-2024 chromosome 3, ASM4005453v1, whole genome shotgun sequence genome:
- the LOC137592169 gene encoding prostaglandin G/H synthase 1-like: MREVCILTIWGFTLLLLKISSCTGDSNVVNPCCYFPCQHAGVCVRFDTDRFECDCTDTGFYGENCTTPEFWTRIRQMLKPRPSFLHFFLTHFHWFWKFVNSSFLRDTFMKLVLTARTHFIPSPPTFNSKYGYLNWESFYNLSYYTRLLPPVPEDCPLPMGTIGKPTLPNPKLLLPFFKRTKFRPDPQGTSVMFVFMAQHFTHQFFQTDFQSKRGFTKALGHGIDAGHIYGGDLRRQLHLRLFKDGKLKYQLINGDVYPPKLSEAPVHMLYPKHVPPEERLAIGHAQFGLLPGLTMYATLWLREHNRVCDVLKAEHPTWNDEQLFQTSRLIIIGEIICIVIEEYVQQLSGYLMKLKFDPEMLFDAQFQYSNRIALEFSLLYHWHPLVPDSFHIDGHEIPLSQFLFNTSTVWRFGIEKLVDGFSRQHAGQICGGYNSHESLLYVSEMVLNGSREARVQPFNQYRRRFGLKPYASFKEFTDSEEMAKGLEELYGDIEALEFYPGLLLEKPIPGAILGESMVEMGAPFSLKGVLSNPICSPHYWKPSTFGGETGFNIIKTATLKKLVCQNTKWCPYVDYHVPRNEEEAKPRQPPSEL, encoded by the exons ATGAGAG AAGTTTGCATTCTGACCATCTGGGGGTTCACCCTCCTGCTGCTGAAGATCTCATCATGTACTGGTGATTCCAATGTTG TGAATCCCTGTTGCTACTTCCCTTGTCAGCACGCAGGAGTCTGTGTGAGGTTTGATACAGATCGCTTTGAATGTGACTGCACAGACACTGGTTTCTATGGGGAAAACTGCACCACTC cgGAGTTTTGGACCAGAATTCGCCAGATGCTGAAGCCTAGGCCCagttttcttcactttttcctCACACACTTCCACTGGTTCTGGAAGTTTGTAAACAGCTCTTTCCTGCGAGACACATTTATGAAACTGGTGCTCACAG cCAGAACCCATTTTATTCCGAGCCCTCCAACCTTCAACAGCAAGTATGGATACCTGAACTGGGAGTCTTTTTACAACCTCAGTTATTACACCAGACTCTTGCCTCCTGTACCTGAAGATTGTCCTTTGCCCATGGGAACTATAG GAAAGCCTACTCTTCCAAATCCCAAACTACTTTTGCCTTTCTTCAAGAGAACTAAGTTTCGACCAGATCCTCAAGGAACCAgtgtgatgtttgttttcatggcCCAACACTTCACTCATCAATTTTTCCAGACAGACTTTCAATCCAAGCGTGGCTTTACCAAGGCTTTAGGGCATGGG ATAGATGCAGGACATATATACGGAGGCGATCTTAGGCGACAACTTCATCTCCGACTTTTCAAGGAtggaaaactgaaatatcag TTGATAAATGGTGACGTGTACCCACCTAAATTGTCTGAAGCCCCAGTGCACATGTTATATCCCAAACATGTTCCTCCAGAAGAACGTCTGGCCATCGGTCACGCTCAGTTTGGATTGCTGCCTGGCCTCACCATGTATGCCACTTTATGGCTGAGAGAGCATAACAGAGTCTGTGACGTCCTGAAGGCTGAACATCCTACCTGGAATGACGAACAGCTTTTCCAGACGTCCAGACTTATTATTATTG GGGAGATAATCTGCATTGTAATAGAAGAGTATGTGCAGCAGCTCAGTGGTTACTTAATGAAACTGAAGTTTGATCCTGAAATGCTCTTCGATGCACAGTTTCAGTACAGCAACCGTATTGCTCTGGAGTTCTCCCTCCTCTACCATTGGCACCCACTGGTCCCTGACAGCTTTCACATTGATGGACATGAAATCCCACTGTCACAGTTTTTGTTCAATACTTCCACTGTCTGGCGATTTGGGATAGAGAAACTGGTGGATGGCTTCTCTCGACAGCACGCTGGACAG ATATGTGGCGGCTACAACAGTCATGAAAGCCTTCTCTATGTCTCAGAAATGGTCCTGAATGGCTCTAGAGAGGCACGTGTGCAGCCTTTCAATCAATACAGAAGGAGGTTCGGTCTCAAGCCATACGCCTCTTTTAAAGAATTCACTG ATAGCGAGGAAATGGCTAAAGGTCTAGAAGAACTTTACGGTGACATAGAGGCTCTAGAGTTCTACCCGGGTCTTTTACTGGAAAAGCCAATCCCTGGTGCCATTTTAGGTGAAAGTATGGTGGAGATGGGTGCTCCCTTCTCTCTCAAAGGTGTGCTGTCAAACCCCATCTGCTCCCCTCACTATTGGAAGCCCAGCACTTTTGGAGGAGAGACAGGCTTCAACATAATCAAAACAGCTACTTTGAAGAAACTGGTGTGCCAAAACACCAAGTGGTGCCCATATGTTGACTACCACGTACCGCGAAATGAGGAGGAAGCAAAACCAAGACAGCCACCTTCTGAActttaa